The following proteins are encoded in a genomic region of Nonomuraea muscovyensis:
- a CDS encoding PQQ-dependent sugar dehydrogenase has translation MPGVRRVRALALGLALALLGAQPALAATEPRSDVNGEPAVTGTVATDLQVPWGVAFLPGGEALVSERNTARIVSVVSGRPVREVGVVPGVNVVGQGGLMGLAVSPAFAVDRYVYAYHTGTADQRIVRMRYTHGRLGTPEPVLSGIPTGTSHLGGRIAFGPDGHLYVGTGDAGVANHSQDPASLGGKILRITADGAPAPGNPFPGSPVYSLGHRNVQGFGWDSRGRLWASEFGQATWDELNLITPGANYGWPVVEGQTGTPGYVDPLWQWAPAEASPSGLAIARDVIYIAGLRGQRLWRIPLQGDGIGTPAAFLTGEYGRLRTVVRSPDGCLWLTTSNRDQLGTPGPGDDKILKVKA, from the coding sequence GTGCCCGGTGTCCGGCGCGTCCGGGCCCTGGCCCTCGGTCTCGCCCTCGCACTCCTCGGAGCTCAGCCGGCCCTGGCCGCCACCGAGCCCCGCTCCGATGTCAACGGCGAACCGGCGGTCACCGGCACCGTGGCCACGGACCTGCAGGTGCCCTGGGGTGTGGCGTTCCTGCCCGGGGGCGAGGCGCTGGTCAGCGAGCGCAACACGGCCCGCATCGTGTCGGTCGTTTCCGGCAGGCCGGTCCGCGAGGTGGGCGTCGTCCCCGGTGTGAACGTCGTCGGCCAGGGCGGACTGATGGGCCTGGCCGTCTCGCCCGCCTTCGCCGTCGACCGCTACGTCTACGCCTACCACACCGGTACGGCCGACCAGCGGATCGTGCGCATGCGCTACACACACGGCCGGCTCGGCACGCCGGAGCCGGTGCTGAGCGGCATCCCCACGGGCACCTCCCATCTCGGCGGGCGGATCGCGTTCGGCCCCGACGGCCACCTCTACGTCGGCACGGGAGACGCCGGCGTCGCGAACCACTCCCAGGACCCGGCCAGCCTCGGCGGCAAGATCCTGCGGATCACGGCCGACGGCGCCCCCGCACCCGGCAACCCCTTCCCCGGCTCGCCCGTCTACTCCCTTGGCCACCGCAACGTGCAGGGCTTCGGGTGGGACTCACGCGGGCGCCTGTGGGCGTCGGAGTTCGGCCAGGCCACCTGGGACGAGCTCAACCTCATCACCCCGGGCGCCAACTACGGCTGGCCGGTCGTGGAAGGCCAGACCGGCACGCCCGGCTACGTCGACCCGCTGTGGCAGTGGGCTCCCGCCGAGGCGTCCCCCAGCGGGCTCGCCATCGCCCGCGACGTCATCTACATCGCGGGCCTGCGCGGCCAGCGGCTGTGGCGCATCCCCCTCCAGGGTGACGGCATCGGCACTCCCGCCGCGTTCCTGACCGGCGAGTACGGCAGGCTGCGCACCGTCGTCCGCTCCCCTGACGGCTGCCTGTGGCTGACCACGAGCAACCGCGACCAGCTCGGCACGCCGGGGCCCGGCGACGACAAGATCCTCAAGGTGAAGGCGTGA